ATCGACTGGGATCGATATGCGACCGCATCGGCTGTGAGTTCTTCGCGCCGCTGTGGCAAGCAGAGCCACGCGACCTCGCGGCGACGATGATCGACGGTGGACTGACGATCCGCATCGTCGAGGTGGCAGGCCCCGGCTTCGACGAGTCGTGGCTTGGTCGACAACTGGATCACGACGCTCTAGCAGACCTGACGGCGCTTCACCGCGAGTACGGCGTTCACGTACTGGGTGACGGCGGCGAGTACCAGACGATCATCACCGACGGGCCACACATGGATCGCCCCATCACGATCGAGTTCGAGACGGAGTGGTACGGGACGTGGGGCCGAATCCGAATCACGGACGCCTGGCTTGACGCACCTGCATCAGCAGACGGGCAGCAATGATCGACGCACACTGCCCACTCAGGGCGACCCGCGGTAGTGCGCCTGGTCTCACGTAAAGCGTCTAGGAGGAGGCAGGAGCCACGCCGGGCTCGATGAACGGCGGACGGATCAGCGCTTACGTGGTGCGATGGCCAGTTCATCTCGAGACGCTCGAGCGCCGTCGCTCACCCTTGGTTTATTCGGCTCGGCGTCGTCGAGTGCATCGTCTCGCATCGTCCGCTGAAGAGATGAACACCATCACAGACCATGTCAGCACATATTCTCGTTCCGATCGATCGCTCGTCACAGTCGACCGCAGGACTCGTCTACACGCTCGTCTCGTTTCCCGAGGCCACTGTCACCGCGATACATATCACCGACACCGAACACGACGCGTACGCGACGGTTGGCTCGCCCGAATCGAGCGACGAGCGCCTCGAACAGGCCGGTGAACGGCTCCTCGAGCGTGCAACCGAGCTCGCAGCGGAGTACGACCGCGAACTCGAGACGGTACTCGAGAGAGGTATCCCTCATCGAACGATCGTCGAGTACATCGTCGAACACGACATCGATCACGTCGTCCTCGGCAGCCACGGCGAATCACCGATCGTTCGGCCGTTCCTCGGCCACGTCAGTGAAGCCGTCATCCGACGAGCCCCCGTCTCGACGACGATCGTCCCGGAGACACAGTCGGAACTCCTCGAGCGAGAGTTCCCCGGTCGCGTGCTGGTTCCCGTCGACGGCTCCGACCAGTCACTCGCCGCACTCGAGTACGCGACCAGCCAGTTTTCGGAGGGTCAGATCGCCATTTTCCACGCCGTGGCGCTCCCGTTCGAATACGATGTCGATGCCATCGACGGCACGTACCTCGAGAATATCGTTAACGACCTCCCCGAGCAGGGAGAGTCGATTCTCGATACAGCCAGCGACGCGATCGAAGACGACGACCTCGCCGTCGAGACGGCGCTGACATACGGAGCGCCGTCTCGATCGATCGTCGAATACGCAGTGGACAACGAATTCGATCAGATCATCATGGGGAGTCACGGCCGGTCCTTGCCGGCGCGACTCATCACTGGAAACGTCGCTGAGACTGTGTCACATCGATCGCCGATACCAGTGACGCTGATACGGGGACAACCGAATGGATCGTCATAGCCGGTACTCAGCGTGATTCGAGGTGGAGCCCCGAACTCACAGAACGGCGACGCCGTAGGCGAATACCGACTTCGGTGATCGATCTGTGCGCTCGTTCGCGCTTGCGATTAATAGACGGGGCCCTGATGGGGACGTTCGGTGCCACTTGTTTACAACTCTATGACTGTAATTCAGTCGTGACCATCCGTGTCTCTGATAGATACTCATCGGATCCTGACAGAAGCGGAATAGACGTGCCCAGCGACAGGTACTGTCTCGACTGGAGATAGGACGGCCAGTCAACGCGGTTGCCCACTGCGCGAGAACGCGGATAAAAAAGACGGCTTATCCGAATAGCTCGCCGAGTCCCTCGCCGGTCGCTCCTTCGTCTTCCTCTTCTTCTTCCGGTTCTTCTTCCTCCGGTGCTTCTTCCTCCGCAGGTTCCGCCTCTTCAGCTTCCCCAGCGGGTGCAGCCGGCGCTGGCGCACCGACCGCCGTCTCAGAAATCGCTTCCTCGATATCGACGTCCTCGAGTGCGGCAACGAGTGCCTTCACGCGGGACTCTTCAACGTCGACGCCGGCAGCGTCGAGCACGTCCGTAAGGGCGTCTTCGTTGATCTCTTCGTCCGCTTCGTGCAGGATGAGGGCTGCGTATACGTATTCCATACCGATCACCAGATGTTCCGGAGTCTATCCACGGACACATTCGCTGGTTGGACACGACCCCGGTTCGAGCGGGCCCTACGTTAACGATACACATAGTCACTCCGTTAGTCGCGGCGCATGAAAGTCACACGATCGAACACCAACCGCTGGGTGAGATACCGTCTTACCATGCACAAGGCTGTCGGAGGCGCGATGCGCGCCGGCGACGTCTGGGAATACCATCCAACAGGAGCTCAGCCAGAGAAAAAACACGCTTGACTGTCTCGCGAGTTGACTCGCGAAAGAATTTCATGATGCCGAGTGTACGTCGCGTGCCACGGTGTCGAACGACTGTGGCCCCGCTGGAGGAGATACCCATGACAGCAATCGCCAGACTCGAGATCATTCCGGTGCGAGAGGAACAGATGTCGGACCAGATCGCCGCCGCAATCGACGCGCTCGATCAGTTCGACATCTCGTACGAACTCACGCCGATGGATACGGTCATCGAAGCCGACGACGTGAACGAGATCTTTGATGCCGCAGCGGCCGCACACGAAGCGATCGACGAAGACCGAATCATCACCTCGTTAGAGATCGACCACCAACCCGATCGCGAGCAGCACACGGCAGACCGAGTGGCGGCGGTCGAACACGAACTCGGTCGGACGCCACAAGGGTAGTGACAAAGCGGCTCCGTGATCGTTATCGAACGCCCATCTTTTCGACGGTCTGCCGTCAGTGACAACCACCAGCGTCGGCAGTGTCGACTTGACCACTGGCACTGGTCGCACTACTGCGAGAAACGGAGTTCCTTCGAAGGGGCTTCCGCGACGACCCACCAGTGGATGTCCTTCTCGGGATGGCGTCAACGACGTGTTCGCGAAGCTGTTCGTGGGTGTCGAAGTCGTCGCCACAGAAATTACAGCGATGATGGTGCTTCGGCAACATACCGTGAGTACGACAGCACTCGGATGAATCAGAGGCAGTAAGTCTGGTAATCGTCGAAGCGGGGTCCCAAAGTGTATTCACCGCTGGCCGTCCACAAGTGGCGCATGGCATCCCGAATCCTGGTCGCGTTCGACGAATCGCCGCAGGCGACCGCCGCGTTGCACCACGCGCTGTCGACGTACACTGACGCCGAGATCCACGTCCTCCACGTCAGCGACCCGCGAGAATGGGTGAGTGCTGACGGCATGGACGGGTTCTACTCGGAGACGGTCTACAACCAGTCACAGGAGTCTGCCGAACGGCTCCTCGAGGAGGCGACCGAGGTCGCAGAGGAGTACGATACAGACCTGAAAACAGATACAACAGTCGGAACGGCGGCGTCAGCAATCGTCCGGTACGCAGAGGAACACGACATCGACCACATCGTTCTCGGGAGCCACGGCCGACGCGGACTGTCGCGATTCCTGCTCGGGAGCGTCGCCGAACGGGTCGTCCGTCGCTCGCCAGGGTCCGTGACGATTATCCGCGAGGAAGAGCCCGCCGACACGGTGTAGGGTCGACCGCCTGGTTTCCGGTTGGTGCCTCGCGTCCTCGAGTATCCTGTCACGTCGCGTGAGTACGTCGTGGGGACCGGGCCTGACTGCTATCGGTATCGCGTCGCTTGCGGGCATCGTTCATGCCGGGCAGCAACGAACGCAGATCCTCGAGTCGACCGCTGCGATCACATCGTCACGAACTGTGCGATTCCACGGGTCGCCGACCAGCTGCTTCCGGTCCCGTACACAGACGAGTTACAGAACGCTATCGCGACGTTTGAACCCGGCCCGTCACTGCTCATGTTGTATCCGGCGTTCGAGCCTGCCCCTGTGAACTCGGCAACGAATACTATTCGACGTTCGTGTATTCGGACGACGTCGAGATGCTCGCGGACACGGTACCAGCACACGGTGGGTCGTATGGCCGCCGGGCATACACGTTCGTCGACTACAGCCAGCTCGATGGCGCGCTTACCCACAGCGAGGGCGTCGGCACTATGGTCACCTTGGACGTGCTTTCGAACTGAACAGGGCTCCCTGACGAGGAGTATCGGGAGAAGAAAGCGTTCGTGAAGACGGTACTCCGTCGGCGGTTGAACGAACTCACTCCGGGTATCGAAGAGGCGTCATCCATGCCGCGCTGGCGACGCGAAGACGATCCAGCGCTTCACGTTGAACCCCGGCGAGGAATCCTACGGGTTCGCACAGTTTCCTTCACAGACGCTCGAGAAGCAGGCGATTCCAGCACCGCTTCCGAACCTCTCGTTTGCGTCAGCGTGGGCGAGTCCCGGCGGTGGATTCCCCGGCGTGCTGGCAG
The Natrinema sp. HArc-T2 genome window above contains:
- a CDS encoding diphthine--ammonia ligase, with translation MSDANGGWAALFSGGKESSWALFQAIESGRDVCTLIVVQPPETSHMYRAPAQPVIRLAARSIGLPLVDVGLPVTDMEPPDLGADLSAERDSELDTLEAALEKLDAEFDGGLRGIVAGTVESDYQADRLGSICDRIGCEFFAPLWQAEPRDLAATMIDGGLTIRIVEVAGPGFDESWLGRQLDHDALADLTALHREYGVHVLGDGGEYQTIITDGPHMDRPITIEFETEWYGTWGRIRITDAWLDAPASADGQQ
- a CDS encoding universal stress protein — its product is MSAHILVPIDRSSQSTAGLVYTLVSFPEATVTAIHITDTEHDAYATVGSPESSDERLEQAGERLLERATELAAEYDRELETVLERGIPHRTIVEYIVEHDIDHVVLGSHGESPIVRPFLGHVSEAVIRRAPVSTTIVPETQSELLEREFPGRVLVPVDGSDQSLAALEYATSQFSEGQIAIFHAVALPFEYDVDAIDGTYLENIVNDLPEQGESILDTASDAIEDDDLAVETALTYGAPSRSIVEYAVDNEFDQIIMGSHGRSLPARLITGNVAETVSHRSPIPVTLIRGQPNGSS
- the rpl12p gene encoding 50S ribosomal protein P1, which codes for MEYVYAALILHEADEEINEDALTDVLDAAGVDVEESRVKALVAALEDVDIEEAISETAVGAPAPAAPAGEAEEAEPAEEEAPEEEEPEEEEEDEGATGEGLGELFG
- a CDS encoding MTH1187 family thiamine-binding protein, with product MTAIARLEIIPVREEQMSDQIAAAIDALDQFDISYELTPMDTVIEADDVNEIFDAAAAAHEAIDEDRIITSLEIDHQPDREQHTADRVAAVEHELGRTPQG
- a CDS encoding universal stress protein, coding for MASRILVAFDESPQATAALHHALSTYTDAEIHVLHVSDPREWVSADGMDGFYSETVYNQSQESAERLLEEATEVAEEYDTDLKTDTTVGTAASAIVRYAEEHDIDHIVLGSHGRRGLSRFLLGSVAERVVRRSPGSVTIIREEEPADTV